The nucleotide window CATTATTGGCCATATTGGCAAGTTTACCTTTCTTATTGCCAACCAAAGCGATGGTATGCAGCCCTTTCTCATTTGCCCATTCAAATGCTTTAACCAGGTTGGGCGAACTTCCGCTTACACTCATTGTCAATACCAGATCATTTGGATTCGCAAAATTTTTTAATTGCTCTACAAAGACATCTTCATATGCATAGTCATTTCCTATCGCAGTAATCAAGCTCGTACATTCATTAAGAGAAAAGCATTTGAAGCGGTTTTCCGCTGCCTCGGAAGAACTTTTTCCAAGATCGGTTATAAAATGGGAGGCATTCGCAGCGCTTCCACCATTGCCAAATACAAAGATTTGCTTTTTATCTTTGTTTGCATGAACAAACTTTTCAATTATTTCTCCAACCTGATCAACAGGTATTGAATCAATTACTTTCTTTTGCTCTTCAATATAGTTTTCAAGCCAATCGTTTACCTTCATAATTTTATCTGTTTTAAGTGAATATTTTTTGTGCAAGTAATAAAGCACCTATTGAAACTACATCCTCACCCAATTTTGCTATAGAAACCGTTGGGCCCGGATAAAAAGCCTTCATGACAAACCGGGGAAGATTAGAAGCAACAGATTTTCGCAGTGGCTCTCCCATAAGAGAAAGCCCTCCCCCCAAAATAATCATTTCGGGATGAAAAAGATGGACTACATGAGATAAACCAAAAGCCAAATCCTCAGCAGTCTCTTCCAGGATGGCTTTTGCACCGGCATCACCTTTCTGAACAGCCCGGGTAATGAAA belongs to Bacteroidales bacterium and includes:
- a CDS encoding SIS domain-containing protein, which gives rise to MHKKYSLKTDKIMKVNDWLENYIEEQKKVIDSIPVDQVGEIIEKFVHANKDKKQIFVFGNGGSAANASHFITDLGKSSSEAAENRFKCFSLNECTSLITAIGNDYAYEDVFVEQLKNFANPNDLVLTMSVSGSSPNLVKAFEWANEKGLHTIALVGNKKGKLANMANNVFVADSAHYGRVEDLHMMICHMIAYAFIENQDLTK